taaacatttatcatgatataaggaaataaataataactttattattgcctctagggcatatttccttcactgacaacttctccatagcgtgacatcacgccgcagtCCGGccattattcaaaccatttttccaACCGCCTCTGCGCGCTTcacgaggcggtttcattggcacgtcttgtcgaagcagagatcgtgtccccttatcacgggattctcatcaatacaggcgtgggtaacccaaccgctccattagTATGAATCCTTggattaggcaagttccaaacggccgcaCGGAGGACGTTTgacattcatcccctttataaagaggtcaagacctgtccttttctttccatgcTTGATCCTTCTCTTCCCCCACCTCAGGTTCCAATACCCAAGGCTTAGTTCAAGCGCTTCGgacctccaaccatgtccggatccaggcttcaaggccggtggatggcctcttctatcacaaaggaggacatcacgaagcttagggaggccaggtacttgaccgccgaaatccttcacaagcttcctgctcaagggcaggttatccctactcccaaacccaacgagagtgtcgtattcatcttccacttcttccgagggctaggctttggtcttcatccctttgttagagggctcatgtactattacgggctagattttcatgatctagctccagattccttccttcacatctcaacattcatcgttgtgtgtgaggccttcctccacattacccacgcttcggattatggctcaagacctttaatgtgaagccgaagataatcgacgggcgacacgcggagtgcggaggcgctataataagcaaaggtgccgatgTTTTATGGTCAAAGGGttccttcactagtagaaaaagggccatttgtccttgTTCGTAAGGGCCTTCTGTCCTGGTTGAAGAATCGGGACTAaaaggtcggtactaatgcccttggtctttagtcccggttcttacacggaccggtacagatgggcctccacgtggccgatgcggccagcccaggcatgggggcctttggtctcggttggtgacataaaccgggaccaaaaggcatccacgcgtcaggagctgggtggagctgaggtttttgttttgaaagcggctggtttaggggttttgggggttaatttaggttgttattagctagctaatagagagaagtgtcctctcttatatctttgtgcttggtttaccaacgctactgctatgttcatttcacccgctgatatataataactcttcatgctcgcatcatgcatcatcatatataataacaagtcctactaatcatgcatcatcatacaacttctactcgttattaataacaagtcatacaatcatcatcctcatagtcatcgagccaaccctacttaattgttcttagcacacgatcatcagtatcaggtaggacctaaatacccttaaggtaaaatagcataaaacaatatagaccctgactctccattatggagaatggagatcatcctgtctccaattcttgcgcttcgcttccttttgcttccaagaacctccttatgactgtccatacattttttccattctttgattgtcatgtctccacttcttttagaaatctggtatggacagttgaaATTCGTAAGATGACCTGgttatatgttcaaaacatcaaggcgaccatgctgatacatcagatgaggcacacaatcattcgggattatctgttgaaaaacatagcaataacttcgtagttagcaatgatgtactagttttagaagtatgcaaaagatgcacggatgtcgtaatagtaaataatcttactagggtatctccatggtagttaccgtagttcaacacgtgcactagtggcatgtattgaccataatgttgaggagttcgattgcagatattgtaattctcaagatcagtacaaaatgcgatcagatgatttttctcctgataagttaattcagaGCTATCGGTGTAGAGTGGgatttgtctaccatcttccgcacattctttgaagaatgaaaataagctgtcaatggaaataagctgccaactattttgaaataaacaatataaattacttaataactatgtttgagaagctcacataggggaagaattggaagcgtatcaacaaggacccaaatatccatattgtcttgctcgattttaggatcaccaagatccatggtgacaagcataccctcatcaacactagtagaaaagggggcaatggttcaggtcgggtcagcccattagtcctggttcaatccagaaccgggacccatgggggcattggacccggttcgtgagccccgggggccggccgggccacgtgggccgttggtcccggttcgtctggaccttttggtcctggttggtgggacgaaccgggaccaatgggcctcgctcctggcccaccaccattggtcccggttggtggcttgaaccgggaccaaaggctgccctttagtcccggttcatgccacgaaccgggaccaatgaattgCCTATATATGCCCCtcacccgcgagcagagcacttcattgctctgtttttctgccCAGCTGTTGGAGAGCTtcgtggtgctctagctcacctcctatgcacacgaggtgttcgatggaatgcccgagccacactacttaactttctcctctccaagctcgacctccaaactccattttcctcaatatttgtctaggtttagcggtctgtcacgtcccgtctccgtcttcaccgccgtcgatcgcccgcgccgatctcatcgccgacaccatcgtggtgagcctcttgttcttatcttctttctgaaaggaaaaatattcttacttctattaatttggtcacttaattatctattcatgatgttctgtaatgatttttaaCACACTTAACACTGTTCGGGAATTCAGTAACTGGTAACTGCTCGGTCGACTACTGATTAGCGATTAATcggttaatcggccatttaattgAGTTAATCGGTAGATCATTAATCGGCTGCACATGAGAATATATTGGCCAGATGTAACTAGTTTTTCACGTATTGTACACCACATAATCCAATGCTCACAGGTACGTATTATACTATACATTTATACTAAAATATAATGTCGTAGCTCGTAGGCATATAAAAagcatggacaagaggtagaattgTTACCTGGACGGTTTGGTCACGATGCATCCAAACCGAAAGGCAACAAACCTACAGAATTGATGATAGAAGATAGATATGCATTTGTATATGCTCTAAACTTGTCAAGATAAATGAGCAAACGACAGCCATACATGTGACAACAAGCAGCCACACATGAGACATGATAAGATAAATTAAAATGACAGCCACACCACACAACTTGGCAATATGCAGCCACACATAACAAGATAAATAGCATCCACACATGTGAAAACATGGAATAATTCACTACAAGGTTCAACACATATAGCATAATAGGTATTCGGTAATAAGGTTCATAGACCACAAATACTCAAATAGTTCTCACAGCTCATATAGTCGCATCACAAGCATAACTGCATAAGTGCGTAATAAAGTAGCAAAATAAGGTCTTATTCTTATGGATCATAAATGGTTCAAGGCTGCTGGgcgtcctcatcctcatcatcatctttgGTTGCCATCACACACTCATCATCAGAATTGAAATCAATGTCTTCATCCATATCCACCCCCCAtgatcagattcatcatcatcggAAACAAATTCTTCAACTTCATGTAGTTCTCTCACTCTTGCACTCCTACGAGGCTCCATAGCTTCGGCTGCACCCTCTGCATCATCATCAATATTGTATGGCAGCCCTATCACAGGATCAATCTCCTCATCAACGTATGCACCTTCACATATCCAATCTTGTGCCTGTGATGCATCTTCACCAAGAAGAGGATCACTACAAGAGGATAACTTGTTTCTTCTATCCATCATTCTTCCATTGAATTGGACATAAACCAAGTTGTCCCTTGGGACCACATCTAGTCTACTTCTCCTGTTTGCATCTACCTACAAAGTGCAAATGGGAGCATAGTTAGAATTTTTGCAAGAAGCAAGAATGTTCAGATTTGATTGACTGAGAGTGACTAAGTGTTACCATTTCATAAGTGCTCCAGTTTCTTTCACATCCGGATGAACTTGTGGTCAAGTTGAGTATCCGTATGGCCATTTCTTGCAATGCAGGAGTTTGTAGTCCATAAGTTCCCCACCATTCAGCTGTAGTTTCGAAATAAAGAAACAATGTTCATTAAGCCAATAACTTGAAAAATGCTGTAATAAGAAGTTTTGCATTGAGAACAAGCTTACCAGCATCGAAATACGCATTACTAATTGCTTTCAGGGCTGTCACCTTCCCAAACATGCCATCTTTCTTCTTAAACTTGGTGAAGTCCATGTTAAGCACTACATTTTGCTTGTTGTCATCATCATAATAAAATGTCTCCATTACTTCCATAAACGCAGCCACAACCTCTACATCCATGAAGATGCTTGAATCAACATAACTATATTTGGGATTCAACATATATGCCGCCATGTGTAATGGAGAATCCAGCCTCCCTCTCATCTTGCCATCCATGGCATTAGTGATTACCAAATAGTCCTTTTCTGAATTTTCAACAGCAAGCATGATATCCTTCTTTGCACTTACTATTTCTCCATACATAGTGGCCATTGATGGACCATCACCATCAGCCAACCGAAGCACCTTCACCAATGGTTCAAAAACCTTGCATGGcaacatacactactagggaaaagcctatacacagaatcatACCAACAGCGCTCCctaaaataccacgctactgctatttagcagcagcgcgtgttagagaaacgcgctgctgacaggaaaatagcagtagcgcggccaccacaaaccgcgctgctgctataattgccatgacctcgcccccccgctagttatagGAGTAGTGCACTTTATTGAACAACACTACTgctataaaagttagcagcagcgcacttatgggaaaaccgctactgctaagatcagcccacaagtttagtcccacctcgctccgtgaacagggtgtttaccaccttaaatatgttatttctgaaactaccacaaccactgaactctatgtgtaaaatttgtggccgcaatatgagtcatctccggttcctaccggataggactcatattgacaattcagattgtacacaaaaagatcattgatggccaatgtatttttgcattgacgtattttttgtatagttacacttagcagtagcggtttatgtgcaacgcgctactgctattctgaTTATCTGTAGCGCGTttcggcaaacgcgctacaactatccctaccttctCCCCACGCACACGACCGGCACCCTCACTCACATTCTCACTCTCGCCCcccgtgccgataaccgtcgtcgtgcgtcgtcgccgccgccgccttcgtccgtccgccgccgaggtactcccc
Above is a window of Triticum aestivum cultivar Chinese Spring chromosome 6B, IWGSC CS RefSeq v2.1, whole genome shotgun sequence DNA encoding:
- the LOC123135860 gene encoding uncharacterized protein — protein: MAIRILNLTTSSSGCERNWSTYEMVDANRRSRLDVVPRDNLVYVQFNGRMMDRRNKLSSCSDPLLGEDASQAQDWICEGAYVDEEIDPVIGLPYNIDDDAEGAAEAMEPRRSARVRELHEVEEFVSDDDESDHGGWIWMKTLISILMMSV